Proteins from a single region of Undibacterium sp. KW1:
- the mlaD gene encoding outer membrane lipid asymmetry maintenance protein MlaD: MQKKSLDFWVGLFVLLGAAALLFLALKAGNLSSLSFEQTYTVTARFDNIGGLKPRAAVKSAGVVVGRISEIKFDDKTYQATVVMELEKRYKFPQNSSIKILTAGLLGEQYIGLTAGSDDKLLAAGDRIKFTQDAIVLESLISQFLFSKAADGNTEEKK, translated from the coding sequence ATGCAAAAAAAATCTCTCGACTTCTGGGTAGGGCTGTTTGTCTTGCTGGGTGCCGCTGCTCTGTTGTTTCTGGCACTCAAGGCGGGCAATTTAAGTTCTTTGTCCTTTGAGCAGACCTATACTGTTACTGCACGCTTCGACAATATAGGCGGCCTCAAACCCAGAGCTGCAGTCAAAAGTGCAGGTGTAGTGGTAGGACGCATCAGCGAAATCAAGTTTGACGATAAAACCTACCAGGCGACTGTCGTCATGGAGTTAGAAAAACGTTACAAATTTCCACAAAATTCATCCATCAAGATACTGACCGCAGGTTTGCTTGGTGAACAATATATAGGTTTGACTGCAGGCAGCGATGACAAACTGCTGGCCGCAGGTGACAGAATTAAATTTACCCAGGATGCCATCGTGCTCGAAAGCCTGATCAGTCAGTTCCTGTTCAGCAAAGCAGCAGACGGTAATACGGAAGAGAAAAAATGA